In one Nitrospirota bacterium genomic region, the following are encoded:
- a CDS encoding deoxyribonuclease IV — MSNPHSHLLLGAHESIADGFHSACVRGEEDSCEVIQIFTRSSRQWSAPKLNPEDVSEWENAVARSTARPFLVHDSYLINLGSPKKRIHAASMRAFKDELVRAEALSIPNLVMHPGAHMGEGEEVALERIAESITKAIQETSGHRVRILLENTAGQGSTVGYRFEHLRRILDLVNNEDRMGVCLDTCHLFTSGYDIRTSEGYHRVFQEFERIVGLKWLKAFHLNDSKKPLDSRVDRHEHIGLGHIGLDPFRWLMNDERFAHLGGVLETPVRENRRTFKEDLEVLRGLRINPKSA, encoded by the coding sequence ATGAGCAATCCCCATTCGCACCTCCTCCTTGGCGCGCATGAATCGATCGCCGACGGATTTCATTCGGCCTGCGTGAGGGGGGAGGAGGATTCCTGCGAGGTCATCCAAATCTTCACCCGCAGCTCGCGCCAGTGGTCGGCGCCCAAGCTGAACCCCGAAGACGTGTCCGAATGGGAGAATGCCGTGGCGCGATCCACCGCCCGGCCGTTCCTTGTTCACGATTCCTACCTCATCAACCTCGGCTCGCCGAAGAAACGCATCCACGCCGCTTCGATGCGCGCGTTCAAGGACGAACTGGTTCGGGCCGAAGCCCTCTCGATCCCCAATCTGGTCATGCATCCCGGCGCGCACATGGGGGAGGGGGAAGAAGTCGCGCTGGAGCGCATCGCGGAGAGCATCACGAAAGCCATCCAGGAAACGTCAGGCCACCGCGTTCGCATTCTTCTCGAAAACACGGCAGGCCAGGGCAGCACGGTGGGATATCGATTCGAACACCTGCGGCGGATCCTAGACCTTGTGAATAATGAAGACCGTATGGGGGTGTGTCTCGATACATGCCATCTGTTCACATCGGGTTACGACATCCGCACGAGCGAGGGGTATCACCGCGTGTTCCAGGAGTTCGAGCGAATCGTCGGCCTAAAGTGGCTCAAGGCCTTCCACTTGAACGATTCGAAGAAGCCACTCGATTCCCGCGTGGATCGTCACGAGCACATCGGGCTCGGTCATATCGGTCTCGATCCATTCCGATGGCTGATGAACGACGAGCGGTTCGCCCACTTGGGCGGAGTATTGGAAACTCCAGTCCGCGAAAACCGCCGAACGTTCAAGGAGGATCTGGAGGTGCTTCGAGGCCTCAGGATCAACCCCAAATCGGCTTGA